The Paenibacillus sp. FSL R7-0204 genome includes a region encoding these proteins:
- a CDS encoding endo-1,4-beta-xylanase, translated as MSKKIWRKTLAVAISGTLVLSMITPVPFSPPVQAAPAIAVPAQVTADWYKTYQRMDGVGAAYAYTDSVHMLQLASAGHQDTVRHLLDLTFSEQAGTGHDIVRVIIGDNGGLTTANATAASPGFNPLTGLLADVSKPGFDIEGNAIPLRGTGGQYGYKIEAENRYYDGNTDSIWPVEPEHAPGTLVPVHDFVWDYPSWDQPAANDDGGPTNLLSAPGDHPVVIKNSPRTRKELFDVDQVWTMRQAMQYGVKQFYACTWTVPYWMSQSSTGSPNKIVRSDTATINGKVVKIYYQAYADYLVNYIRGMWEQYGIPITHINPFNEVDLAGGSAAYVTELISGYIGPALKKSMQPGGALYDIQNPDGKLIDFIPQLAAVDGTNLNASLSRGGEVFNQTDPDNALDKNPYLDVFTTHLYGTVGIGTDENKLYHTGDFSQNPLDYSKDGSKYPEYLTKYKLWQAEFMNQDTSDGSAGAYTQRYGNQNINDAVRWSNLLTNMFSSNPGFNGFVWWSMWDSNGADGSDLIRFATTNSQQEPGRISTLTGEYRLFKRFYGYGHFSRFMNPGDVRFDVTRVPAADINVVAFKNPDTNDFSMTVSNAKNDDSLQPLEFNLKDFPAGTTSVTVFRTSGSENQKKLATIPVTGGKFVIGVPSASIVTIVPSQGKFASYQGLDGERDIFSTLEAEGNDNNVPGDSDGNAGRANEAVTLGSGGYLSYRNLNFADGSANGGVVRRHLLYLTAQSKSAQGGKLAAYVLPVGTAVGNSADILSQGTRVAEIPVPANDVYGKFQDMVDTGDLSAYGHKDLYIVAEPNGTAGTITVDRFLFGAGDADWSTAANNSTVSIPGNLLLNGDFDTANASNTDKWSTGRYNKGSFETVTAGPVLTADTIQSYSGLSRYLKNSSTSKVAGSGKLAGRIDAAQQYDGMWQDVTGKLNKGESYNFKGYFLSMMSRPESYDLAAEHPGDVEVALVYYDQNGTQLGMTPINGRDMPEPYAAREAGDPAYWIGGKFVGRILEGGPLSLSSFQPVDVKVADWHETPNAPFTYDEPSGTAKVVMAVYAKDANILYADQLSLTPEAVASRNIFVDGVQPSDFDAAKYEYKYTVTGNTVPRVTASTNDPSEIISISQADSAQGTAVVRFVKGEQIKTYKIFFSTNEVIDFAAGLPAGWEVINPADPQTALGYSAEGAAIQTLKGDTEYPGSHNMLQMPGSAEGNWTLTAKLTVDKPLNDSSVGENSQAGLGISRTTNGEFYRINARKVSANIKVNNSGLIGTQPFTNNTSQTNLSGTNYYLRIVKEGNVVQGYFSTNSGASWLAMGNPSTYTPDFFKYAKVQLYGTNTSTVTDFKVTFSNVTLVKTLGEAGELSPDQQAVEQAAALIGNRITVPNAVEGEDNAKLMAKAQLLLDENEELHLLGVTTAITFQNGGFTLRVTKGSVSVTVNPFTIVAGIKAIRDFEDQTVQGFKPKGSAGVTVTSTQEANRTPGGAYALKVTGRAANSDGPSVNLKDMVTVGNEYTTTVWVKLISPASAQLKLTALVNDTTPYYVSLATQTVNAGGDWVKLEGTYRYLNKDVTLYVESPNSAAASYYIDDFSFVNTGLQTIVPLKDVYKNGFLLGNVPGNSDLNPGNGQNAFFNYHFNSVTFGNEMKPDALQKTKGTYTFTRSDDMVAKSQAMGMEVHGHVLVWHSQTPAWFTQQVDASGNALKDQAGNPLYLTRSEALANMRTHIKTVMEHYGDKVISWDVVNEAMQDGPPAVSDWKDALRKSPWYYSVGPDFVEQAFLAAREVLDSNQDLKGIKLYYNDFNDEFPEKRDAIYDMVKEMNDRYAQTHPGKLLVDGIGLQSHYDMRTSPANVEAAIEKYASLGVEISISELDVLAGMNSSLSAEWAEKQASLYAQLFQIYNKHADKIARVTLWGYTDNTSWRASQNPLPFTGSLAPKPAYYAIIDPEKYLAEHPLYTAPQTRSSTALYGTPDIDGTVDELWKNAPEIPIDNHLMATAEAAGTARMLWDEENLYVLFQVKDKQLSKNNTDKTKQDSVEAYVDEDRVNAWPYLEDDGQYRVNYAGEQSFKFLSNSTPATSPGFESAAVTAGTDYTVEMKIPFKTITPENGTQIRFDAQVNNANGANLIGVATWNDLLGRAAKSTEVFGSLTLSGKGDSTPPAWGEGSKLEASEVTSTGVTLSWPAASDNLGVTGYRIYNGVDSEPMVVTGGEPVESVSGSVYRHQVTGLMPNTQYTFKVEAGDAAGNWSIDGPSVPVTTLPTSDTTPPVWAEGSTLEASGITSKGLTLTWSATATDESGITGYRITNGNGDKPLTVTDAVYTETVTGAVYSQQVSGLKPDTQYTFTVEAVDTGGNWSTDGPSVSATTLPASDTTPPAWTAGSRLEASRITETGLTLTWTDADDDTGVTAYRIYRGSEEIVALPGTELRYKVTGLAAGTEYHFSVQAGDETGNWSKNGPALSVTTLKDSGGPSEPTPTPTTRPTPTPISTPAPTSMPSPAPTPTPVPGAVVSPSPSPAVTPAPTPVPASPFQDVQAKYSWASEAIDTLYGLGIITGTSDTTFNPGKNITRADFVLMLVRALGLEAEADSSFADVNQGAYYYEALGIAKKLGIIQGVDGSSFNPKGEITRQDMMVIAARALKAVNKLTVSGSAGDLSGYTDSSKVAKYAVNSVAALVREGIVRGDGISIHPAAATTRAEAAVIIFRILQK; from the coding sequence GATGGAGGCCCGACCAATCTCCTGAGCGCACCGGGGGATCATCCTGTGGTGATTAAGAACTCGCCGCGTACCCGTAAAGAGCTGTTCGATGTGGATCAGGTCTGGACGATGCGCCAGGCGATGCAATACGGTGTCAAGCAGTTCTACGCTTGTACATGGACGGTGCCTTACTGGATGAGCCAATCCTCGACAGGCTCCCCTAACAAGATTGTCCGCAGTGATACAGCCACTATTAATGGTAAAGTGGTGAAAATTTACTACCAGGCATATGCGGATTACCTCGTGAATTATATCCGCGGAATGTGGGAGCAATATGGAATTCCGATCACCCACATCAATCCCTTCAATGAGGTTGACCTCGCGGGCGGGTCAGCCGCATATGTCACCGAGCTGATTAGTGGTTACATCGGCCCTGCCTTGAAGAAGTCGATGCAGCCGGGCGGTGCCCTCTATGATATCCAGAATCCGGACGGCAAGCTCATTGACTTCATTCCTCAGCTTGCCGCCGTGGACGGCACCAATCTGAACGCTTCCTTAAGCAGAGGCGGCGAAGTGTTCAATCAGACCGACCCTGACAATGCACTGGACAAAAACCCTTACCTCGACGTATTTACTACTCATCTGTATGGTACGGTCGGGATCGGCACGGATGAGAACAAGCTGTACCATACCGGCGACTTTTCCCAGAATCCGCTGGATTACTCCAAGGATGGAAGCAAGTATCCCGAGTACCTGACCAAATATAAGCTCTGGCAGGCCGAATTCATGAATCAGGATACCAGTGACGGATCGGCCGGTGCCTATACTCAGCGGTACGGCAATCAGAACATCAACGACGCCGTGCGCTGGTCCAATCTGCTGACGAATATGTTCAGCAGCAACCCCGGCTTTAACGGCTTTGTCTGGTGGAGCATGTGGGATAGCAACGGTGCGGACGGCTCTGACCTGATCCGCTTCGCTACGACCAACTCCCAGCAGGAGCCTGGTCGGATCAGCACGCTGACGGGTGAATACCGGTTGTTCAAGCGCTTTTACGGCTATGGGCATTTCTCCCGGTTTATGAATCCCGGAGATGTTCGGTTTGATGTGACACGGGTACCTGCGGCCGATATCAACGTGGTCGCCTTCAAGAACCCGGATACCAATGATTTCTCGATGACAGTATCGAATGCCAAGAATGATGACAGCCTTCAGCCGCTTGAATTCAATCTGAAGGACTTCCCGGCAGGGACAACAAGCGTAACCGTGTTCCGAACTTCAGGCAGCGAGAATCAGAAGAAGCTGGCCACGATTCCGGTAACGGGCGGCAAGTTCGTCATCGGCGTCCCGTCTGCCAGCATCGTCACTATTGTACCGTCCCAAGGCAAATTTGCCTCGTACCAGGGACTTGACGGGGAGCGTGATATTTTCTCAACGCTGGAGGCAGAGGGAAATGATAACAATGTGCCAGGCGACAGTGATGGTAATGCGGGCCGTGCGAATGAGGCAGTGACACTGGGATCTGGCGGGTACCTCAGCTATAGAAACCTGAACTTTGCAGATGGCTCCGCGAACGGCGGCGTTGTGCGCAGACACTTGCTGTATCTGACCGCCCAGAGTAAGTCGGCTCAAGGAGGTAAGCTGGCCGCATATGTGCTTCCGGTGGGAACCGCTGTCGGCAATAGCGCCGATATCCTGTCCCAAGGGACGCGCGTAGCAGAAATTCCGGTACCGGCCAATGACGTATACGGCAAATTCCAGGACATGGTCGATACAGGCGATCTTAGTGCTTACGGCCATAAAGATCTGTATATTGTCGCCGAACCGAATGGGACTGCGGGTACGATCACCGTTGACCGCTTCCTGTTCGGAGCAGGAGATGCCGACTGGAGTACTGCCGCCAACAATTCAACAGTATCTATTCCGGGCAACCTGCTGCTCAACGGGGATTTTGATACGGCAAACGCTTCCAATACAGACAAATGGTCTACAGGCCGTTACAACAAGGGGAGCTTTGAGACTGTTACCGCTGGACCCGTCTTAACGGCGGATACCATTCAGAGCTACTCGGGACTCTCCCGTTACCTGAAGAACAGCTCTACCTCTAAGGTTGCCGGTTCCGGCAAACTTGCTGGCCGCATCGACGCTGCGCAGCAGTATGACGGAATGTGGCAGGACGTTACCGGTAAGCTGAACAAGGGAGAGAGCTATAACTTCAAGGGTTACTTCCTCTCAATGATGAGCCGGCCGGAGAGCTATGATCTCGCTGCGGAGCATCCGGGTGATGTGGAAGTGGCCCTGGTGTACTACGACCAGAACGGGACCCAGCTCGGCATGACCCCGATCAATGGGCGCGATATGCCTGAACCCTATGCAGCCCGGGAAGCGGGTGATCCTGCATACTGGATCGGTGGCAAGTTTGTCGGACGTATCCTGGAGGGCGGGCCGCTCAGCTTAAGCTCCTTCCAGCCTGTGGATGTGAAGGTGGCGGACTGGCATGAGACGCCTAATGCCCCGTTTACCTATGATGAGCCGTCGGGTACGGCCAAGGTGGTGATGGCAGTGTATGCGAAGGATGCCAACATTCTCTACGCCGATCAGCTATCACTGACGCCGGAGGCTGTGGCTTCGCGCAATATTTTCGTGGATGGCGTTCAGCCGTCTGACTTCGATGCCGCGAAGTATGAATACAAGTACACGGTTACCGGGAACACCGTGCCGAGGGTAACAGCATCAACCAATGACCCGTCTGAAATCATAAGCATCTCCCAGGCGGACAGTGCGCAAGGCACGGCAGTGGTCCGGTTCGTCAAAGGAGAACAGATCAAGACTTATAAAATCTTCTTCAGTACGAACGAAGTCATTGATTTCGCGGCTGGCCTTCCGGCGGGCTGGGAAGTCATCAATCCGGCTGATCCGCAGACTGCCCTTGGCTATAGCGCGGAGGGGGCGGCAATTCAGACCTTGAAGGGCGACACGGAATATCCGGGCAGTCATAATATGCTGCAGATGCCGGGTTCGGCCGAAGGTAACTGGACACTTACAGCGAAGCTTACGGTAGACAAACCGCTTAATGATTCGTCGGTGGGTGAGAATTCCCAAGCAGGACTTGGCATCAGCCGGACTACAAACGGTGAATTTTACAGAATCAATGCCAGAAAGGTAAGCGCCAATATCAAAGTGAATAATTCGGGGTTAATAGGTACTCAGCCCTTCACGAACAATACGAGTCAGACTAATCTAAGTGGCACCAACTATTATCTGCGGATTGTAAAAGAGGGCAATGTGGTTCAGGGGTATTTCTCCACGAACAGTGGTGCTTCCTGGCTGGCGATGGGGAATCCTTCAACGTATACCCCGGACTTCTTCAAGTATGCCAAGGTGCAGTTGTACGGAACCAATACCAGTACAGTAACGGATTTCAAAGTAACCTTTTCCAATGTGACCCTGGTCAAGACTCTGGGGGAAGCGGGTGAACTCAGCCCTGATCAGCAGGCTGTGGAACAAGCAGCGGCGCTGATTGGCAACCGGATTACCGTTCCTAACGCAGTGGAGGGTGAAGATAACGCCAAGCTAATGGCCAAAGCACAGCTTTTACTGGATGAAAATGAAGAGCTTCACCTGCTGGGAGTGACGACAGCCATTACCTTCCAGAACGGCGGATTTACGCTAAGGGTAACAAAGGGAAGCGTCAGCGTCACGGTTAACCCGTTTACCATTGTGGCGGGGATTAAGGCGATAAGAGATTTCGAGGATCAGACGGTTCAGGGCTTTAAGCCGAAGGGGAGTGCAGGCGTAACGGTTACATCTACCCAGGAAGCCAATCGTACCCCAGGCGGAGCTTATGCCCTGAAGGTTACAGGCAGAGCTGCTAATTCAGACGGACCGTCCGTCAATCTGAAGGACATGGTCACAGTTGGCAATGAGTACACAACAACAGTATGGGTGAAGCTGATTAGCCCGGCAAGCGCACAGCTGAAGCTGACCGCACTGGTCAATGATACTACGCCATATTATGTCAGTCTAGCCACTCAGACGGTCAATGCAGGCGGAGACTGGGTGAAGCTGGAGGGAACGTACCGTTATCTGAACAAGGATGTCACTTTATATGTAGAGAGTCCTAACAGTGCCGCTGCATCCTACTATATTGATGACTTCAGCTTCGTGAATACGGGGCTGCAGACGATTGTTCCGCTCAAGGATGTGTATAAGAATGGCTTCCTGCTGGGAAATGTGCCGGGAAATAGTGATCTTAATCCGGGCAACGGACAGAATGCGTTCTTCAATTATCACTTCAACAGCGTGACCTTCGGCAATGAGATGAAGCCGGATGCTCTGCAGAAGACTAAGGGGACCTACACGTTCACGAGGTCTGACGATATGGTTGCCAAATCTCAGGCTATGGGGATGGAAGTACACGGTCATGTGCTGGTATGGCATAGCCAGACTCCGGCGTGGTTTACCCAGCAAGTGGACGCTTCTGGCAATGCACTGAAGGACCAGGCGGGTAATCCGCTCTATCTCACCCGCAGTGAGGCGCTTGCGAATATGCGAACCCACATCAAGACCGTAATGGAACACTACGGGGATAAGGTGATCTCATGGGATGTTGTCAATGAGGCCATGCAGGACGGACCTCCGGCAGTATCCGACTGGAAAGATGCGCTGCGGAAATCGCCCTGGTACTATTCCGTGGGTCCAGACTTCGTGGAGCAGGCCTTCCTGGCCGCACGGGAAGTGCTGGACAGCAACCAGGATTTGAAGGGAATCAAGCTGTACTACAATGATTTCAATGATGAATTCCCGGAGAAGCGGGATGCGATCTACGACATGGTCAAAGAGATGAATGACCGTTATGCGCAGACTCATCCAGGCAAGCTGCTGGTTGACGGGATAGGGCTGCAGTCGCATTATGACATGAGAACCAGTCCGGCTAATGTGGAAGCCGCTATTGAGAAGTACGCTTCGCTGGGCGTTGAGATTTCCATCAGCGAGCTGGATGTGCTGGCGGGGATGAATTCTTCCCTCTCGGCAGAGTGGGCGGAGAAGCAGGCGAGCCTGTACGCCCAATTATTCCAGATCTATAACAAGCATGCCGATAAAATCGCGCGTGTCACCCTGTGGGGTTACACGGACAACACAAGCTGGAGAGCCAGCCAGAACCCGCTGCCGTTCACCGGTTCATTGGCGCCGAAGCCTGCCTATTATGCGATTATTGATCCTGAGAAATATCTGGCGGAGCATCCGCTCTACACAGCGCCGCAGACCCGGAGCTCTACGGCACTGTACGGCACACCGGATATCGACGGAACGGTCGATGAACTCTGGAAGAATGCACCCGAGATTCCAATTGACAACCACCTGATGGCAACAGCGGAAGCGGCCGGCACAGCCCGGATGCTGTGGGACGAGGAGAATCTGTATGTGCTGTTCCAGGTGAAGGATAAGCAGCTGAGCAAAAACAATACAGATAAGACGAAGCAGGATTCAGTAGAGGCCTACGTGGATGAAGACCGCGTCAACGCCTGGCCGTACCTTGAGGATGATGGGCAATACCGGGTCAACTATGCCGGAGAGCAGTCCTTCAAGTTCCTCAGTAATTCGACTCCGGCGACCTCCCCGGGCTTCGAATCGGCAGCGGTAACCGCCGGAACGGATTATACCGTGGAAATGAAGATTCCGTTCAAAACCATCACTCCGGAGAACGGGACACAGATCCGGTTCGATGCGCAGGTGAATAACGCAAACGGAGCCAATCTGATCGGCGTAGCCACCTGGAATGATCTGCTTGGCAGAGCTGCGAAATCGACAGAGGTATTCGGCAGCCTGACCCTCAGCGGCAAGGGAGATTCGACTCCACCGGCATGGGGGGAGGGAAGTAAGCTTGAAGCTTCCGAAGTTACCAGTACCGGGGTCACCTTATCGTGGCCGGCGGCATCGGATAATCTTGGAGTTACCGGCTACCGGATCTATAACGGAGTTGATTCGGAACCGATGGTGGTAACCGGCGGTGAACCGGTGGAGTCCGTAAGCGGATCGGTATATCGCCATCAGGTTACCGGACTGATGCCGAATACGCAGTATACCTTCAAGGTGGAAGCAGGGGATGCAGCCGGTAATTGGAGTATCGACGGACCTTCCGTTCCGGTGACAACACTGCCGACTTCAGACACTACGCCACCAGTATGGGCAGAAGGAAGTACGCTCGAAGCCTCGGGCATTACGAGCAAGGGATTGACGCTGACATGGTCGGCTACAGCAACGGACGAGAGCGGCATCACTGGTTACCGGATTACGAATGGAAACGGTGACAAGCCGCTTACAGTTACGGATGCCGTGTACACGGAGACGGTAACCGGGGCTGTGTACAGTCAGCAAGTATCAGGACTCAAGCCGGATACGCAGTATACGTTCACAGTGGAGGCAGTAGATACCGGCGGCAATTGGAGTACCGATGGACCTTCGGTTTCCGCAACGACACTGCCCGCTTCGGATACGACACCACCGGCTTGGACAGCAGGAAGCAGGCTCGAAGCCTCACGGATAACAGAAACCGGACTTACCTTAACCTGGACGGACGCTGACGACGATACGGGAGTGACAGCCTATAGAATCTATAGGGGATCTGAGGAGATTGTGGCGTTGCCAGGAACAGAGCTGCGGTACAAGGTAACCGGGCTTGCTGCGGGAACAGAGTATCATTTCTCGGTGCAGGCGGGGGACGAGACAGGGAACTGGAGCAAGAATGGTCCTGCACTCTCTGTAACTACGCTAAAAGACAGCGGCGGCCCGTCTGAGCCGACACCGACGCCAACAACAAGACCAACACCGACGCCAATATCTACACCAGCGCCGACATCTATGCCGTCACCAGCACCAACGCCTACCCCTGTGCCTGGAGCAGTAGTGTCGCCATCGCCGTCACCAGCTGTAACTCCTGCACCAACACCTGTGCCTGCGAGCCCATTCCAGGATGTGCAGGCCAAGTATAGCTGGGCTTCCGAGGCGATTGACACGCTATACGGGCTGGGTATTATCACAGGAACCTCTGATACGACCTTTAATCCAGGGAAAAACATCACGCGAGCGGATTTTGTGCTGATGCTGGTGCGGGCTCTTGGACTTGAAGCGGAGGCAGATTCCAGCTTCGCAGATGTCAATCAGGGAGCCTACTATTATGAAGCATTGGGCATTGCCAAGAAGCTGGGAATCATCCAGGGAGTAGACGGAAGCAGTTTCAATCCGAAGGGAGAAATCACCAGACAGGATATGATGGTCATCGCTGCCAGAGCACTGAAGGCGGTGAACAAATTAACGGTTAGCGGCAGTGCCGGAGATTTAAGCGGCTATACGGACAGCAGTAAGGTAGCGAAGTATGCCGTAAATAGTGTAGCCGCTCTTGTTAGAGAAGGCATCGTGCGGGGAGACGGCATATCCATTCATCCCGCCGCAGCCACCACCCGGGCGGAAGCTGCCGTCATAATCTTCCGGATATTGCAGAAGTAA